A genomic region of Desulfosarcina ovata subsp. ovata contains the following coding sequences:
- a CDS encoding ATP-binding protein, whose translation MTNPSTDRSDGRHDLKRQIRQLESIAALSGGIAHDYNNLLTAIMGNISLAMEHVPPESVPSALLEQALSASRVAKILTRRLITFSKGGQPKKSPTDIVHLVENAAAFSLSGSNTNYQIGPVQEIWPAQVDAQQIGQAIHNLMVNAVESMPGGGTVSIVFRNVTIDSSTSLLAAGRYIDIAIIDHGVGIPSEHIEKIFDPYFSTKDKGANRGTGLGLSISHSIVIQHGGEITVTSRVGEGTTFHVLLPASETPALDKAPAAPTTEFQSPNRPVHGGGKILVMDDEAMIRELAGNLLQHLGYTVDFAEEGQMAIKKYQAAMDASKPYDAVILDLTIKGGMGGEETIGRLKAIDPSVKAIVSSGYSDNPVVARYQDYGFCDVVAKPYEIIEFSQKLYRLVTGDCPTPDRQPAI comes from the coding sequence ATGACAAACCCTTCCACCGACCGGTCTGATGGCCGCCATGATTTGAAGCGACAAATTCGCCAGTTGGAGTCCATTGCGGCTCTGTCCGGCGGCATCGCTCATGATTACAACAACCTGCTGACTGCGATCATGGGCAACATCTCTTTGGCGATGGAGCATGTCCCCCCCGAATCAGTGCCCTCGGCCCTTCTTGAGCAGGCACTGTCGGCATCCAGGGTCGCCAAAATATTGACTCGTCGTCTAATTACCTTTTCCAAGGGCGGGCAACCCAAAAAATCCCCCACCGACATTGTCCATCTGGTGGAAAACGCGGCCGCTTTCTCGCTGAGCGGATCCAACACCAACTACCAAATCGGCCCGGTGCAGGAAATCTGGCCGGCCCAGGTGGATGCCCAGCAGATCGGCCAGGCCATCCACAACCTGATGGTCAATGCGGTTGAATCCATGCCAGGTGGCGGAACCGTATCGATCGTTTTTAGAAATGTGACCATCGACAGTTCGACCAGCCTCCTGGCTGCCGGACGATATATCGACATCGCCATTATCGATCATGGAGTGGGCATCCCTTCAGAACATATCGAAAAGATTTTTGACCCTTATTTTTCTACCAAGGATAAAGGCGCGAATCGGGGAACCGGGTTGGGGCTTTCCATCTCCCACTCGATCGTTATCCAACATGGTGGAGAGATTACCGTTACGTCCCGCGTTGGTGAGGGAACCACCTTTCACGTACTGCTGCCGGCGAGTGAAACGCCTGCGCTGGACAAGGCCCCGGCAGCCCCGACAACGGAGTTCCAATCACCGAACAGGCCGGTCCACGGGGGCGGAAAGATTCTGGTCATGGACGACGAAGCCATGATCCGCGAACTTGCCGGCAACCTTCTGCAACATCTGGGTTATACGGTCGACTTCGCCGAAGAGGGGCAAATGGCCATCAAGAAATATCAGGCCGCCATGGATGCGTCAAAACCGTATGATGCCGTGATTCTCGATCTGACCATCAAAGGCGGAATGGGAGGAGAAGAAACCATCGGAAGGCTCAAGGCCATCGATCCGTCCGTTAAGGCCATTGTTTCCAGTGGTTATTCCGACAACCCGGTGGTGGCCCGCTACCAGGATTACGGGTTCTGCGACGTGGTGGCAAAACCTTACGAAATCATCGAATTCAGCCAGAAGCTCTATCGACTGGTTACGGGTGACTGCCCCACGCCTGATCGTCAACCTGCGATTTGA
- a CDS encoding site-specific integrase yields MNALSYWCNAWWITRFAFLTGCRASEAFNMRWRDIDRGRGVLVFPETKNRDARTIQIVPAIVALFDELPEGEPEEHVFLKKGGAPFKEAPTNFRTAVENLKLNNGRTKRDRITFHSIRHTVATQLAKTFNPAGLMDVMGWRTVQMAMRYVHANEDAKTAALNGLHDAMKPKPKENGKVIQLHRVK; encoded by the coding sequence GTGAATGCCTTATCTTATTGGTGCAACGCATGGTGGATCACCCGGTTTGCATTCCTTACCGGCTGCCGGGCGTCCGAAGCCTTCAACATGCGATGGCGGGATATTGACCGCGGCCGTGGTGTTTTGGTGTTCCCTGAAACCAAAAACCGAGATGCCCGAACCATCCAGATTGTTCCGGCCATCGTCGCCCTTTTTGACGAGCTGCCCGAGGGTGAACCCGAAGAGCACGTTTTCTTGAAAAAAGGTGGCGCCCCGTTCAAGGAGGCACCCACCAATTTCAGGACTGCGGTTGAAAATTTGAAGTTGAACAACGGACGAACGAAGCGGGACCGGATCACCTTTCACAGCATAAGGCACACCGTCGCCACCCAACTGGCGAAGACCTTTAACCCTGCTGGCCTCATGGACGTTATGGGTTGGCGTACCGTTCAAATGGCCATGCGCTATGTGCACGCCAATGAAGACGCGAAAACCGCCGCCCTGAACGGTCTCCATGACGCCATGAAACCGAAACCCAAAGAAAATGGGAAGGTGATACAGCTCCACCGGGTAAAGTGA
- a CDS encoding type II toxin-antitoxin system RelE family toxin: MSWEVTLSRQAGKQVSRLPLNVRKRLFYLLTEIEQGGPVRGNWPNYSKLKENVHHCHIKKGNPCYVAIWEVRDKTIQLVEVIYVGTHEKAPY, translated from the coding sequence ATGAGCTGGGAAGTAACGTTGAGCCGGCAGGCAGGAAAACAGGTTTCCCGATTACCGTTGAACGTCCGGAAAAGGCTGTTCTATCTGCTGACGGAAATCGAGCAAGGTGGGCCAGTGCGGGGAAACTGGCCGAATTACAGTAAACTGAAAGAGAACGTGCACCATTGCCATATCAAGAAAGGCAATCCCTGTTATGTGGCGATATGGGAGGTGCGCGATAAAACGATTCAACTCGTTGAGGTGATTTATGTTGGGACGCACGAAAAAGCGCCGTACTGA
- a CDS encoding helix-turn-helix domain-containing protein: MLGRTKKRRTDQTIVLTFRGPESNRQAAVESLSSLGFVDTTDSIPWRQAFPEFEGNESGTVLRGARLKEEMTQKELAEKTGIPQRHISEMENGKRAIGKSRAEKLATALNVPDYRVFL; the protein is encoded by the coding sequence ATGTTGGGACGCACGAAAAAGCGCCGTACTGACCAAACCATTGTTCTAACCTTCCGTGGCCCGGAATCAAACCGCCAAGCGGCGGTGGAATCCCTTTCCAGCCTTGGCTTTGTGGACACTACCGATTCGATCCCGTGGCGGCAAGCTTTTCCCGAATTCGAAGGCAATGAAAGCGGAACCGTATTGCGGGGGGCCAGGCTGAAGGAGGAAATGACACAGAAGGAATTAGCCGAAAAAACCGGTATTCCCCAGCGACATATCAGCGAGATGGAAAACGGTAAACGGGCGATTGGCAAAAGCCGGGCTGAAAAACTGGCAACGGCGCTCAATGTGCCTGATTACCGGGTCTTTCTATAG
- a CDS encoding DUF4124 domain-containing protein, translating into MFRCSDKWVDENGVAHYSNVAPPADQDASVKVESKGGAMPAAGKSNNLGDVLKSYRFPWSYCWNLLFH; encoded by the coding sequence ATGTTTCGCTGTAGTGATAAATGGGTCGATGAAAACGGAGTCGCCCATTATTCAAATGTGGCTCCCCCGGCCGACCAGGACGCTTCCGTTAAGGTGGAATCAAAAGGCGGCGCTATGCCTGCAGCGGGGAAATCAAACAACCTCGGCGATGTCCTGAAAAGCTATCGGTTCCCATGGTCGTATTGTTGGAACCTTCTTTTTCATTGA
- a CDS encoding IS701 family transposase: MAKELVDFHQCFHDAYGRSEHHRLGLAYFSGLMSNAEAKSVEPIALEFLDQKSVRSLQMFMKNGRWDHDTMLRVHQEMLAPLIAAPDGMITVDPSDFPKKGKESVGVARQYCGPLGKTENCQSGVFIGYSSDKGYGLLNCQLYMPESWFSPEQEKRRRFNMVPEDLVFETKQQIALRLINEIVAAKYYPAKWVGADAAFGSDIEFLNALPKDLLYFAAIKSNTQVFTKKPKVGIPPYKGHGRHPTKEKVLPGQPKPRTVSEIAKSGRLSWKTVVVAEGAKGPIIAKVARIRVYMSRDGLPAGDQQWLFFRQNDDGKIRYAISNAPKKISRSEMVKASTMRWPIEQCFQEGKSQVGMDCYEHRSWPAWHRHMTFVFLALHFMLRMRLRFKKNSVVDGSLGSQNTICSTSSQVAEFRGDV, translated from the coding sequence ATTGCAAAAGAGCTCGTCGATTTTCATCAATGCTTTCATGATGCTTACGGACGCTCCGAACATCACCGTCTGGGATTAGCCTATTTTTCCGGACTCATGAGCAATGCCGAAGCCAAATCCGTGGAACCGATCGCGCTTGAATTTCTCGATCAAAAATCTGTCCGCTCCCTGCAGATGTTCATGAAGAACGGTCGTTGGGACCATGACACCATGCTGCGAGTTCATCAGGAAATGTTGGCGCCGTTGATCGCCGCCCCCGATGGAATGATTACCGTCGATCCCAGCGATTTTCCCAAAAAAGGCAAAGAATCGGTCGGTGTGGCTCGGCAGTATTGTGGTCCGTTGGGAAAAACAGAGAACTGCCAATCCGGTGTCTTTATTGGCTACTCAAGCGATAAGGGATATGGCCTGCTCAATTGCCAGTTGTATATGCCGGAAAGCTGGTTTTCTCCCGAGCAGGAAAAGCGACGCCGGTTCAACATGGTCCCCGAAGATCTCGTTTTTGAAACCAAGCAGCAGATTGCCTTAAGACTAATCAATGAGATTGTCGCAGCGAAATACTACCCTGCAAAGTGGGTCGGCGCCGATGCCGCCTTTGGCAGTGACATAGAATTTTTAAACGCCTTGCCCAAGGATCTGCTTTACTTTGCCGCAATCAAGTCCAATACCCAGGTTTTCACAAAAAAGCCAAAAGTGGGCATCCCGCCATATAAAGGGCATGGCCGTCATCCCACCAAAGAGAAAGTATTACCAGGTCAACCCAAGCCGAGAACCGTATCCGAAATCGCTAAGTCCGGTCGCCTGTCCTGGAAGACGGTCGTTGTTGCCGAGGGTGCCAAGGGACCCATCATCGCCAAGGTGGCTCGCATTCGCGTTTATATGTCTCGCGACGGATTGCCGGCAGGTGATCAACAATGGCTTTTCTTTCGACAAAACGACGATGGTAAAATCAGATACGCCATTTCCAATGCTCCCAAAAAAATTTCTCGTTCCGAAATGGTGAAAGCTTCTACTATGCGCTGGCCAATTGAACAGTGCTTTCAGGAAGGCAAAAGTCAGGTTGGCATGGATTGCTACGAACACCGTTCCTGGCCCGCCTGGCATCGGCACATGACCTTCGTATTCTTGGCCTTGCACTTTATGCTGCGGATGAGATTGCGCTTTAAAAAAAACTCCGTTGTTGACGGTTCCCTTGGTTCGCAAAATACTATCTGTAGTACTTCCTCTCAGGTCGCTGAGTTCCGAGGGGATGTATGA
- a CDS encoding ATP-binding protein, with protein MQRKQSFINDKRRVSYLSAVYNRIYRGQSVLIEGEYGVGKTRFLELLKPKKLQGVWVESLFNVHEMLASILQGLNYEAVATYRRTPHHLKLIRNLTDYYIIIDEANDIEKRVWPYLKRIMDAHVPIVLAGLPKVRTYLTSQHPDILSRLKTLILYPIVVEDFILEYKDFESEAIEQIYVATRGDMRKFKEICTDCRDKAKELGHSFVDLNLAVDFLANLHPM; from the coding sequence ATGCAGCGAAAACAAAGTTTTATAAACGATAAGCGCCGGGTCTCCTATCTATCCGCGGTATACAACCGGATCTACCGGGGACAGAGCGTATTGATCGAGGGCGAATATGGTGTCGGAAAAACTCGTTTCCTCGAACTGCTCAAACCCAAAAAACTTCAAGGCGTATGGGTGGAGTCGCTTTTCAATGTGCATGAAATGTTGGCCTCCATCCTTCAAGGGTTGAACTACGAGGCGGTGGCCACTTATCGGCGCACGCCCCATCATTTGAAGCTGATCCGCAATCTGACCGATTATTACATCATCATCGACGAGGCCAATGACATCGAAAAAAGGGTTTGGCCCTACCTGAAACGAATCATGGACGCGCACGTGCCCATCGTTTTGGCCGGACTGCCAAAGGTGAGGACATATTTGACCAGCCAGCATCCGGATATCCTCAGCCGATTGAAAACCTTGATTCTGTATCCCATCGTAGTCGAGGATTTCATCCTGGAATACAAGGATTTTGAATCTGAAGCCATCGAACAGATTTATGTGGCCACCAGGGGCGATATGAGAAAATTCAAGGAAATTTGCACGGATTGCCGCGACAAGGCCAAAGAACTGGGCCATAGCTTCGTCGATTTAAATCTGGCGGTCGACTTTCTCGCCAATCTTCATCCCATGTAG
- a CDS encoding integrase, with protein MDQYRKTGVIPKPLLLAGQGIMEGRKCSGRRRVLTEKIQNRFIEMVKASSDPSDDRFVFITRHGRTIKNYHAWLEQEFERSISLSALRRFARQANLKVYLEKPDFEEKNDPSVCFKDEPVFDLIQMDGCRFRYFKIRSDDGVWAKPQVIEFFDTGSRNMLVLDAYFSESSLNSVDLFEKFLVSTPFPQKKIRLRPDNAKGFVNLKRPINELNIKFSLPGGFYLQPNFSRIHAPKDKAHLESSHRSIHHFEMRIIKHFEDRIVKTEPGYIYKKGKKGKITITYLDIDLATLRQSGLLEAYRRQHNEQKHYYSVNGKTSAWVPKEKFDDGLAQYEWITFSADDVRHFVKYGYDKINATVGAKGIITFKKQTYYVAVGAQHFSRHKSTKVYISDLGDKLFIFEHKENGILLGEALRREPYEKPVKKAGTEPNAVELISAFLQEKKMAVDRPRLIDIHLRGLTLDAAQTIYRQHRKRYIAYAIKLRQPETITGKALFNAFILDCERQLSNNPLAPYASCSENKVL; from the coding sequence ATGGATCAATACCGTAAGACCGGCGTCATTCCCAAACCGCTGCTGCTTGCCGGCCAAGGCATCATGGAAGGCAGAAAGTGCAGCGGCCGGCGCCGGGTCTTGACCGAAAAAATCCAAAACCGCTTCATCGAGATGGTCAAGGCTTCCAGCGATCCATCGGACGATCGTTTTGTATTTATCACCCGCCATGGACGAACCATCAAAAATTACCACGCCTGGCTCGAACAAGAGTTCGAACGTAGCATCTCACTTAGCGCTTTAAGGCGTTTTGCCAGGCAAGCCAACCTCAAGGTCTATTTGGAAAAACCAGACTTCGAGGAAAAGAACGATCCCAGCGTCTGCTTTAAGGACGAACCGGTCTTCGATTTGATTCAAATGGACGGATGCAGGTTTCGCTATTTCAAGATTCGATCGGACGACGGCGTTTGGGCCAAGCCCCAGGTGATCGAGTTTTTTGACACCGGATCGCGCAACATGCTTGTGCTTGACGCCTATTTTTCCGAAAGCAGTCTAAATTCGGTGGACCTGTTCGAGAAATTTTTGGTGAGCACCCCCTTTCCGCAAAAAAAGATACGGCTGAGACCGGACAATGCAAAGGGTTTTGTCAACCTGAAACGCCCCATCAACGAACTGAACATCAAATTTTCATTGCCAGGCGGATTTTATCTGCAACCAAACTTCTCACGCATCCATGCGCCCAAGGACAAAGCACATCTGGAATCATCCCATCGCAGCATCCATCATTTTGAAATGCGGATCATCAAGCACTTTGAAGACCGCATCGTTAAGACAGAACCGGGCTATATCTACAAAAAGGGCAAAAAAGGAAAAATTACCATCACCTATCTCGACATCGATCTTGCAACGCTGCGCCAGAGTGGTTTACTCGAAGCCTATCGCCGGCAGCACAATGAGCAAAAGCACTATTATTCTGTGAACGGTAAAACATCGGCCTGGGTGCCCAAGGAGAAGTTTGACGACGGTCTTGCCCAATACGAGTGGATAACGTTCAGTGCGGATGACGTACGCCATTTCGTCAAATACGGCTATGACAAGATCAACGCCACCGTGGGGGCGAAAGGCATCATTACTTTCAAAAAGCAGACCTACTATGTGGCCGTTGGCGCGCAACACTTCAGCCGCCACAAGAGCACCAAGGTGTATATCTCCGATCTTGGCGACAAGCTGTTTATCTTCGAGCATAAGGAAAACGGTATCCTGCTGGGTGAAGCGCTGCGCCGGGAACCTTACGAAAAGCCGGTCAAAAAGGCAGGCACCGAACCCAACGCGGTTGAATTGATCAGCGCTTTTCTGCAGGAGAAAAAGATGGCGGTGGACAGGCCACGACTGATTGACATCCATCTTCGGGGTTTGACCCTCGATGCCGCCCAAACAATCTATCGGCAACACCGGAAACGATATATCGCTTACGCGATCAAACTACGCCAGCCTGAAACCATCACCGGCAAGGCGCTTTTCAATGCGTTCATTTTGGATTGCGAAAGACAATTGTCAAACAACCCTTTGGCCCCGTATGCCTCATGCAGCGAAAACAAAGTTTTATAA
- a CDS encoding DNA methylase, with protein sequence MANNRLTQLEEIIAANQHHFHQTGKALKQIRDDQLFRDLLFDSFEGYVKDRWDMARSQAYRLIKAANVIDNLSPIGDGILPENEYQARILTRFTKEDQRKIWRAFIASGMALTAKNIRKYAHQTLKAKHVKKKNASVVDIISADYKTAVMAMLEQIRSAQNDDWQTTSRQAALFWLKVMKEKIIRHERQRL encoded by the coding sequence ATGGCCAACAACCGACTCACCCAATTGGAGGAGATCATCGCTGCCAATCAACACCATTTTCACCAAACCGGTAAGGCATTAAAGCAGATTCGAGACGATCAATTGTTTCGAGATTTGCTGTTCGATTCGTTTGAAGGCTATGTCAAGGACCGGTGGGATATGGCCCGATCCCAGGCATATCGTCTGATTAAGGCCGCCAATGTCATCGACAATTTGTCTCCAATTGGCGACGGCATCCTTCCGGAGAATGAATACCAGGCCAGGATTCTAACGCGTTTTACAAAAGAGGATCAACGCAAGATCTGGCGTGCATTTATCGCATCCGGCATGGCGCTCACGGCTAAGAATATTAGAAAGTACGCCCATCAAACCCTAAAGGCCAAGCATGTCAAAAAAAAGAATGCGTCTGTGGTCGATATCATCAGCGCAGACTATAAAACGGCCGTGATGGCCATGCTGGAACAGATTCGGTCGGCGCAAAACGATGATTGGCAAACGACATCCAGACAAGCGGCCTTATTCTGGCTGAAAGTGATGAAAGAGAAAATCATTCGTCATGAAAGACAAAGACTTTGA